Within the Gadus chalcogrammus isolate NIFS_2021 chromosome 20, NIFS_Gcha_1.0, whole genome shotgun sequence genome, the region ggggggggcggaactCACCCACGAAGCGCTTCTTGCCCATGGCGTCGACGTCCGACGCAGGCTGGGAGCGGAATATGGTGGAGTTCTCTGAGATATCAAACCGGGTGACTGAGAGGAAATGTGTGAGAAGAGTTGGCGTGAGGTTGGACGTGCTCTGGAACTCTCTGTGCTCCTTCTTTTACAGCCTTGGCACCGCTGAGTGGTCATTTAGTGGTGAATGCTCTGGCTCGCTCCCTCGCTGTCTTACCTGTCCCTTGttcgtttcgttttttttcattttatcctTTTAGCacactctcgctttctctctctctctctctctctctctctttatgtctctttccgtctctctctctctctctctctctctctctctcaactcacTGTATCTCTCTTTTGCTGTCcctttgtctctttctgtctctctctgtctctctccctctgtctctctgtctctctgtgtctctccctctctctctctcagtcaccAATTGTCCACCTTCAACCATGCACACTCTAATTGACTAATTGACTAATTTACTTTTTACAGTGAAACCATGTATGGAGGTCTCCcggacacataaacaaacagacagtcATTAATGATGTCACCAGTACCATTAGATGCTGGAGAAGAGGTGGTTGTGGTTTTGCGCTCTTGTTTGGGCTTGGCCGTCACCAGGGGGAAATGCTTTAGGATGGACTCCTTCTCGCCCTGCTTGAGATCCATGGGTTTATCTAAAGGGAAAGAGGAGGGCGGGAAGGATAAGAGATCAGCTCACTGCTATCTGGGGCTGTCCATGCATTACCGCTTTGAACGCTACGCACGTCACAGGAACTCAGCACGCTGTCCCTGGGGTGGGAGAGATTAGGGGTCAATCGTTGCATAACCAGCATTGTGCGGTttgagagaggagaagacacaGGATgattgcacacacatacacacacacacacacacacacacaaacacacacacacacatactcttggACACACATGTATTACAGCAAATATTTGCAGAAGCAAATATTTGAAGAAGGAAAGGAGTGAAACAAATAAGGGTATGCACAACGACATCAAGCTTCAGCAAACCtgttcacaaaaaaacaaatagcAAGCCTTGAATTGAAGCAAAATCATCATGTAAACATTGTATTCAATATCAATTTGGGAagtgaataaatacatttcctTTACTGAAATAAGAAGAGAGAAATATCTCATTTCTAAATTAGTTTTTCTCCTAATGCTTCTGTGGTGGTAAACCTCACCATGGTGGTCACTGGGTTTCCCCACCAGGTTTGGTCTCTTGCTGACAGGAAGAGAGGGGTGCAGAATCGGAGGGGAGCCTGGGAAAGAGAGTCCATTATAGGGTTAGGTACTACAAATGAAGGCATTTCGGTCGGCACTGTAGGAGAGATGCAGAGTTGAAAATGAGGAATGTCTTTTGCACGGTAGACGCGTGCAATGATATTCTCAGAGATGGTGGATTAGGTGGGATGAACAAGCCTGGGGTGAGCTGGGTGATGATGAATCAGGGGAAAGtatgcaaacacagacaaatgcaAGCAGCAATAAAGTACATCAAAGTCAGACAGATTTTATGTGAAATGGTGAAAGGTCTCTCATGAACGTGTCACTGTGGTGACCTGCCACATGTCTATGAAAAGCCCTGATGAAAACcatgtttatatttaataaCCATAAAACAACCACAGCCTTAACTGCAAAATTCTAAATATTGCAgccaagaaatatatatataaaaaataaaatcctaCAATAGGGTTATTAAATTGTAGCTACTTTTATTATTTGTCCATatgttgaaaaataataaatctGTATTGTTCCTTCTTTGATCTATTGAGTTTtactttgctttgttttttaaaaGCAGTAGACATGATCATTACTCCAAATCTATGATGAGGTCGATTCTGCCCTCGGCAAATACATCCATTGTTGGAGGATGGAAAGTGGAGATTTCCTGTGCGTGTTTCACTTCTCGGCTGCGAAGATATTGTCCTGCTCCTATGACAGAGGTTCTACCAACTAAGAATTATCTTAACTCAGACCATCGTTAGTCTCTGCAGACTGTAATTAGCCGTGGCAGCCGTTGTCAGCTCATAAATATTTCCCTTGGCTTATTTTATCCTTGGACCCTGCTGGACTTGACCTCCATGCAGCATAAATCAGTGATTTCTGGCACCAACCCCCTCGAGAGATGAGTTGAAGCTAGCAAGAGGAACCCCGATTGCATCTGCTAGCATGTCTCGCTGATTACCACCTACTATACATTTCAAGCACGCTGCCGGATCACACATGGAGCGACTTTAGCATAATGGCAAACATATGCCGAGAGAAAAAGACTTAATTTAATGGCTTAGACAGGTACTAATATACCAACCCCGTACCGCTAATCACAAGGCAGTCAAAAAGCGAACGGAATGATCAAGAAACAAAACTGAGAGTAGACCTAAAAAGGAGCGACTGTCATGCACAACTGGAACGGGAGAGTTGAGATCCAAGCTGGAGTCGATGTGATGTGCATGGGCTATGACGTGCTGCCTGGCAAGGCTCTGCTTTACCTCAAACTATTCCGACGGTAGGTATTTTTTTGGCCCGGGGGTTAAGAGTTGCGGTCGGTGAGGCGCTGCCTCTGGTGGTGCCAGGTCTGAGCTGCACAATGTTATCGCACTTTGATGTGGGGGTTAAAACagcagttgggggggggggttctgcttCTTGTCAGATCCGTGGCGTTTCCGGGAAGATGTGAAACCGTACCCCTTCGAAAAATACCCGGGGTTCACAAACGCATCACAGAGACATGGATGGTTTTAATGAGGGACTTGGTCGTCTGAGAAGGCCTCGAAACTCAAATGCTTCCAaggaaggaaaaagaaaagatcTACGGAGTACAGTTCAGTGTTTTTGCAACAATAAATAATGTCTAACATTCATTCGCCGTTGCTTGTTGTACTTCCATTTCACTTCAGAATGAGACGAAATCATTCAGTCATCGGAGGATAAAAACGAAAAGAGAGATGAATCAAGTGAAGATGCGAGTGACGATGGAGCATAGGGTGGACTGGCGAGATAGTATTAATATATACATCTTTCTGTAGAGCTGCTTCCAGCGAGCCGTGCGGCTCCTTGAAGACCTCTGAAACCGTCCAAGTTTCCAGAAataacgcgcgcacacacacacacaccgcagctgGGACATGGGACTGAAGCACAAATATCCCTCACAAGCAATGAATGCGAGGGGTGTGAGAGAGCGTCACCACAACGACATGTGGTCCAGACGTAGGTTACGCTCCTATTAGAGATTGATTTAATTCTCTACCCATTAATTGAAACCTCTGAGGCACAtcggggaggtggtgggggggggggggggggggggggggggggggggggggggggcgccgtgCAAAAAAACAGGCCAAACGGGGCAAACCACATGAAAACGTCCATTTTTCCAGCAGGGCTAAAAAAAGGGCTCCAAGGACAGGTGTCTGCCAAAACTCAGGGTGacagagaggaaaacatttgGCTTCAGTCTCAGTCAAGTATAGAATAATGACGCTACACAGAAAATCAACGCAGAATGGCTGCACACTGGGAAAGAGGGCAAGCTGCCAAATCACAGAGCAGGAAAATGTCAGTTGAGTCGGctgaatgaggggggggggggtgatgggatGGGTCCCTTCTCAGAGGGAAGGGGTTAGTTGGTGAGGGACGCTCGGATGATGATGGTGGGTTAGTTTATCTTTACCCAGTTTATCTCTGGGCCACAGCAAGGGCTTGGGGATAGCATGGCCCTTGTGACGCTCCCCGGAGGCTGCAGAGAGAATAGGCTCTGTTAGGAGAGGCCCACGCGTCTCTGtgtgtcaacacacacaaacccatcgGCGGTTAAAGAACACAACCCCCGCAACGAGTGAGGTGTGGGCTTAAGAGGATTTAGCCCGCTGAGAGGGAAGTCAGAGAACAAAGAAAGGTTTCACAGAGTGACTTCCCCAATACTGAAGGGTTTTGTCAGTGGGAATACCGCTGGGAAGCTGTGTTCCAGGTTTCCCTATTATAACTTTGTTTATTAACTGGTGGGCCTCTGgagcctttttattttcttatttttgtgAAACTTTGCTGTTGCTACAAAGTTTGCCGGTCTTACTAcaaagttatgtgtgtgtgtgtgtgcgtgtgtgtgtgtgtgtgtgtgtgtgtgtgtgtgtgtgtgtgtgtgtgtgtgtgtgtgtgtgtgtgtgtgtgtgtgtgtgtgtgtgtgtgtgtgtgtgtgtgtgtgtgtgtgtgtgtgtgtgtgtgtgtgtgtgtgtgtttgtgtgagagagaaggagagagagaaggatagtgagagaaggaaagagagtgaAGGCCAGAGAgatgaaggacagagagagagagagagagagagagagagagagagagagagagagagagggagagagagagagagggggggacagagagaaggacagagagaaggacagagagagaaggacagagggaggatggacagagagagaaggacagagggagattggcgctggtggtggtgttggctaCATCTTGCTTGGCTTGGCAAGCCTGGCGCAGATGCGGTGTGTCCTGGCCAGACATCCCGCCAGGCCAGCATGAGCGAGAGCGTAAATCATGTTAATGATCCTGACCCCAGACACGCCGCTGCGGCTCCAGATTAAGGTGCTAAACTCACACCGCATACGTGGGCCTTGGAGAACCGCTCATGGACGCTCATTAAGAAAATACACACAGCTAAACGGGGGAGAACCAaggagaaacgggaggcagaggTCCATCCTCACAGCCAGCAGACTGCCCCTGAAAAAGCTAAACATCAAAGCCACCGACAGAGTTGCGATAATCCAAATCGCAGACATTTCACAGACTCTCAGAATggtaaatgtctgtgtgtgcgaatgcgtgcgtgcgagcaGTGTGAGTGAAgtctgtgtgtggatatgtCGCCCGTCTGTGTGTACTCAGGTGTGGCATGAGGACCTCGCCGGGGAAcgctggaggagagagtggagaaaaaggggggagacagggtgcGACATAGTGGTGGATGAGGTAGACGTTTGACAGACATATGCTCCATTACCCCCGGGCACGTTGAAGCGGTGGGTGGAGTTGGACACCCTGGTTGGCCTGCGGGGATCTAGAGGGGAGGCGGGGTTAGCTGCCACCCTGCCACGAGACTGGCCGGTGTTTCGGGCTGCCGGGGTGACACGCGTGGTAGGGcttttggtggtggtggcggcggtggtggtggtggtgaaggtggtggtggaggtggtggtgggggcagaggtggtggtagtggtggtggaggtggtggtggtggtggtgcgaggTACGGCGCCAGTTGAGGGTTTCTTGAAGCCGGTACCTAGACAAGACATCAAGACACATTGAGGGGgtggagagacgggggggggggggggggttaggaaaCATCTGCTCCCAAGAGCGGCTCTTACCAGACCTGGATGGAATGAAACGGTGATTGATGGAGACACAACGAGACACAACAACGCACAAAAGCAGATTAGGGATAGAATGAAGATTGAGTGATATGGGTGAGGGTTTCGAAAGGCTGAGACAGAGCCAGAGTTTGGAGCATGGTAGCTTGGGGgatcccctgggggggggggtggatgtggCTGGGTCCAGAGTAGAGACAGGGATGGAAACAGGATGGATGGTGGTAGTGGAAATGGCGGTGGGGACAATGTACTGTGGAGGATGGAGCAATGGGGGGAAGAAGCAGGGGGACCATCCAACACGTTGACGGACAGTTGGAAGGACCACGGAAAGCGCAGGGGGTCCCGTGTGCGCCGATGACAACATGTAACGGAGCGAGCGTGTCATCATGTTTACCCTGCTTGTTACTACTGGCACTCTCGGCCGCCAGGGCCGGTCTTGGCAGAGGCTTGCCCACCTCGTGATGACTAGGTGCTGTGTGGAAGAAAATTTGCTTTTTTATCTGAAATGGCCTACTTtaaaacaacacttttatgAATTAGGCACCTAGACCATCATCATGTAACTTTTGTTGGTTGTTGGTTATAGCTTAGAACAACGTAAACATGTCAATCCAACACATAGAAGACAACggtaatataaaacacaaacatgttttgATCATGTAGTTATGACTGTTACATCACTGGTGGGAAGAGGTCATTACCCGTTGGGACTCGCAGTCCTGGGTTGACCCTGGGACGCCGGGTTTGTGGTGTGGCCTGAGACTGACGCCGAGGAAAAAGGTTTTTGGGGTGAGATTTCAGAGTCTCTGCCTTGGGCTGGGGTTGGATTTTTGTTTGTGGCTGCGGCTTGGGTGTGATCTTTAGCCTGGGTAGGATTTGGGGTTTAGTCTTTGGTGGGGATTGTGGCTTGGGTCTAGCCCGGGGGTTGGGTGGCAGAGCCTGCTGGGGCCTTGACTGAATGACTTGTTTTGGTTTCTGTTCAAACATAGGCCCTGCTTTGGTCTTTGGCAGGGGTTGTGTTTGAAACCAAGGCATGGTCTTATTGTGAAGCATAGAATGAGTGACACTGGGGGTTTTGGACTGGTGATTGGTCTTTGTAGGAGGAAGTGACGCAAGGGAGAGCCGGAGCTTGGTTCGAGCCTGGGTCTGAGTAACATGGGGACGGGGTTTGGACTGGGGAGTGGTTTTAGGGGGAGGTGGTCTGAGATTCTGCAGAGGACGGGTTTGAGTGGTGGTCTGCGTATTGTCATCAGTTGGAAGGGGCTTTGGCTGGACAGGACCACTTGTTTTGGGCACTAAAGACACGATAGTGGTGGAAAGGGGGAGTTTAGGAAGGACTCTGGGAGCTGGAAGAACATCCAAGAAAGGAGGGAAGACAGATCTGGAGTGGTCTTCTCCTAGGTTGTGCAAAAGAAAACAGTACCGCCAAGATGGCATAATACTGCACAGTGAGATCATATATCACATAGAAGGTCCTGTATGACAGTAGGAAAAGAAAAGGTTTAGTGCCTTAAAAATAGATAAAAGCaggaatataaataataattgagCACAGCACAAATTTAAAGCAATAAATGTTGAGGCCAATAGCAGCTGGCTTGAGATCTCTCAGCACTTTTCCTGGAGCAAACAGTAAGTTAGACAATGACTTCTCTATGGCATGAGACTGATAGCAGTGGTTCCATTCAGACGGCAAGCAGCCCACATGGAGGAGTTTCCAATGCAACAACAATACAACAGTATCCCTGCGGATCTCAGCTACCAAGCAACAGTGAAGGAATGGTATCCAAATCCATGAGGTTATAGGATGCCTTGAAGCATCAGGCTCAATGGCTGCTTATTGATCACCTGCCTTGGGATTTTGATGGACCATTCCAGATTGATTATTCAATCTGATCATAGGTTTTCCTCACGGAAAAACTAAGGAGTTAGGCAGAGAGGGAAAGCCAACAGAGAACCAGTGCAAGCAACGGAGCGTTCTAGGCCATCGGTACCTTAACTCTTTTTTATGGCCCTATAAGGTTTATAtgactgttgtgtgtgtttaggaaaGTGGTAAGGTTGCTAAGGAATACTGAGATCAACACGCCACCATGTTCATTTATGGAAGTGTTTGTTCTTGTTGCTGAATGATCATTAACGCTAAATGTGAAAATGTCTGACAATGAAAGGTATCTGTCTTAGATAACAACGTAGGGAGGATGAGTTCATGGGTGGAAAAAATAACATACCGGACATAAGCAGCAGATTTCTTATTCCATTTGTAACATTTTctttgctgctgctggaagtgCAATTTACCTATCTTATCtacctatctacctatctatctattagATACTGGAAACTAGTGAAATAACTCTACCATATTCATAGATTTTGGTATAGGTCTTAATCTGTATTCAAATATAGAATTTGCTTTGCACCTCATGCTGGCAAACAAACATGTCCTGGCCTTGACACTATATCACTAAGGAGTACACGTCGTATATGTCCACATGGGCAGTAATAACTGCTACCCAAACACGAGCCATTAAAATTACAACAATGATTTGGCCATAATATTGTGCAACAAAAGCCGCCCTATGCTTGGGTTTTCGTTAAGAACCTACTAAAGCAGTCCGCTTGCATCACAGAAAAGTCCTGATTAGGGCATGCCAACCTTGCTCATGCAGCGCTGTCCGACTAGGCAAACTTTAGGACTCCATTGGCCAAGCCTGTGATTAAGCACGGCCGCGCCAGCaaagtgcttcaaataaaacaCCATGAATGTTTACCCATGAGCAGTTTGAGCAGAGGGTTTGTGGTTCCGGGGTTAGACAGAGAATTCTGTCTAGTGGCGTGGGTCGGAGCTGAGGAGTATAACATATGTTACGTTATATGGAGTGTGTCCTTCACTTAATTTGGTGTTGATAAAAAAGTACCTGCATATTTCCTGCAAAGGTATATTCAGAGAAAAGAGACGGAGATTGATGGACGACACACATGAGGAAGGTCAGAAACAGAGTGGAAGAACATTTTATAAACCTGTAAGCCTAACTTTAGGTCAGAGGCGTCATTACCAAGGGTTGCTTTTGGGCCTAATTTCCGGGGGACAGGCAGCCTGCCCTGGGTCCTGTTATGAAGAACTGAGAAGTAAAACATGGAAGAGATTTATTATGTTGATAATACATATCATATCAGGCATTGCAACATATTCCATGTACGGGCACCACAAATAATGATTAAAGTGCTGTGAAGAAAAAGTGACTTTTCCAAGTCAAGTCAATTATCTCAGACAAACAATGTCAGCGTATGGCTTCATGCCTCTCACATCCAGCCAACCTATGAGATGAAGGTTGTGAAATAAAAATCAGGAGGATGAGGCCTTATCTGAAAAACAACAAATCGACTCAGAAGTCTTCCAGCGCACAGACTAATAGCGGGGGGACACGGAGGAGAAGGGCCAAACACGTTTCTGAGCAGCCATAAATCCCGGAGGCCTGTAAAAACTTTGCTGCTGTTAAACTGGGTTCAGAGAGATTGACCGACATCAGGAGTATCTTCCTATTGGCTTACCAGGGCGAGGCGGGAAGGGGAAGGCGCGTGGGCCTCCGGCGAAAGGTTTCTGCTGGGGGGAAAggataaacaaaaaaacagtgATGAAGACAGTGTTTGTAACGCATCGAGAGGCCCCGATCTGTCAACGGCTCAGAGTAAGTGCCACTATCACCATGTCGAGAGGTTTGGACTTTTTCCACAACTGACGTTCCGTCCCCGTGCGCCGATTTCTCTGTGTTACATAAGCCAATGGCTTTGCTACATCCCATCAAACGCCTGAACGCCGCCATCAGGAATAGGTTATCCCAGTTTTCCTTCGAAAGTGCCAATGTTGTGAACGAGCGGACGTGGAGGCCACAGGCACCAGACCCAAAACCACATTGCACAGCCGGAAACCCTGTCGCCAGAGGTCCTTTCGCTCCGTCTTTGTCCCCTCCTTTTAAATACTCCAGTCGGACGCTAAGCCAGCCGTGGGTAACCTCGACTCTGGCTGTGCTCACGCTGTTTCCATGCAATAGTTGAATGGAAACTCAATGATCAGAATATCCTTCAGAACACATTACACTCACATTACACTCACTCACAGGGACGGACTCACATTACACTCAGGTTTACACTCACAGGGACTGACGGAGCTCAGGATGTGGAGCAGGTTGACTTccaaccggaaggttgctagttctaTCCCTGGCTGAGTGTCGAGATGTTCATCAGCAACGTTCCTAAGTGTCAAGacgcctaaccctaactattccCGACGAACTGACTGATGCCGTGCATGGTTTCCTCCACCGTCggattgtgaatgtgtgcatgaatggttgtaagtcgctttggataaaagtgcctTCTAAATGCCCAacctttacattttttaatggaACTTAAGCTTGCTACACAGCATTTGTAGCAGATCTCCCGTCTATGTGGGTTGTTCACGGTCATTCGACCTGAGATCTTGACTTTGGTGAGGTGAAGGAAGTGCAccataacataacatttaaaAGTCACCAATAGGATTCAATTGACTTTTTTTCCCATTTCAAAACAACACATACCGTAGGCTTCACTTGACGGGGTTTGTAGGGTTTCTGGATAGGTTTGTCTGGAAATAACAATGCAAAAGAATGTGAGTGCGGTGGAACTCACAGGAAGAAGGGGAATTAATGAAAAGCacaacatttcaaacatctcttCCGTCAGGATCAAGACAAGCAATTGAGACTCATACAAAGAGTGGCTTAAGCTTTGCTTGTGAATTGCCTGAACAAATAAACAGAAATTGTTTTGGTTCTCTTTACGGCGCCCCACAAACCCAACAATATTTATGTGAGAGAGCTGAGGTTGCATGCCTCCAATGTTGGTGTTGTGGATGACTGGCTTGCTCCACGTTCCGGGCCGATCGGGCCCATTGGGTTGCACACCAAACTCATAGGCTGTGTTGGGTTTGAGGTTATCGATGACTGTGTCGCTGGTGGGGCAGGTTTGGTAGTTCCACTTCCTGTGTCTCTCACGATAACGCACCGTGTAATGCCTGGGGGAAGACATAACGGATCGGTAAAGCAATGAGCTCATCGGATTTGTCAGATTAAGATTTATAATGAATTGACCGCATGTAGGATCATGGCCGAGTTGAGTTTGGGACACATGGTTTAGTTTTCTTGGCTGTCACAGTGATTGTGACTTTAAAAAGGAGTTCATATTTCAATGGTGAAGGAGACAAAGGGGAAACTAGCATGTCCAAGCCAACTGTCAAGTATTATTCCCAAACTTCTCTGTGCATAGATAACTAAATAGAACCTTTGAAAGGAAGATCTGTTTTCTGTGGATTATTTAAAGAGAACCTCTAAACGCACTGTGCACTCCTATAGGCTGATAGCCAAGAAGATCCATACTTCCAGTCAGCCACAATAACACCTGCATGCTCCCACATTGCAAACAGATTGAAGCCAATGCCCATACAGTGGTGTGGTTTTAATATTCGGTTGGCACATCCTGTTTCGCAAACCCACCCTACACCTCCAGTCCATGGCCGGCACCCAGTCCAATGGACCAACACCACCTTACGCCAATGCAACTCAATGCTTGATATCAGAACCGTACATAACAAGTCACACAATCGCCCTTGCACCCTTCCTCCCTTTACAGCCATCTTCTTTCTTTCATTGTTTTCCTGGGGTTGAGGAGTGTATATGTGGTGCTTTACGGGTGTGTTAACTCACCCCTCTTCCAGACAGTCATTCATGATGTTGCCCTCGTAGGGGGTCTTCAGCAGAGTTCCCCAGGACAGGAGCACTGACGTTGGGGTCACTGAGCCAATGACCAGATGCAGTGGCTTCTCCACTTGTACCTTGCCTGAGCGGAGATAGGATTAACACGCCGTTTCAGACACAACTCTCAAGATGTCTGATACAAAGTGCTGGTTTGTGTAAGTTTGGTATTGGAACCTTAGGGGCGCCTTTGGTGTTTACCTGTGCACTGTTTCTTCACGTCATTGAGTGGAATAGGCTGGACAGCGATGAGGTACTTGGGCTCAGCATCTATTAGAGGCAAAacagggatgatgatgatgatgattataatgatgatgatgatgatgtggatgaTGATGGTCGTGACgatgtggatgatgatgatgaagatgatgatgatgatgatgatgatgtggatgaTAGGCTATCTCCTTCAGGAGCCTGTGGCTGCCAAGTTCTGATCAAAGACCAAGACACGACCGGAGGAAAATGCCTGTGACATTTGGACGATGTTGGGCACAACGCCAGGGATTTGCGGAGAGAGGAGCCTCGGAGCCACAGGCCTCGTAGATTGTTTGTGTGATGTGCGTGTGGTATGCGTTTCCCTCAGAGGAGGCTGAGAATCTAGCCGTGACCGAAAGGGTTCAAATGCAACGCACGTGTATTACAGCAATACGGACATTCCCCCGTTTGTCACGCTTACCAGGATACATCTTGTCCAAttttcccacacacacccacatccacccacacacacacacacacaccgttgtgAAAACCTCGCATCAGCGTCTCCGTCTTACCCATCTCCGTCTCGTACGGCTGTCCGTTCTCCGGCAGCTGGATGAACTGCTTGGAGAACATGCTGCCGCCGTAGCCCAGGATGTAACCCTCCAGCTTGGTGTCAGCGTTGGGCCGCAGGAACTTCATGATGATGGTGTCCCCCGTGGCGTTGATACGCACCTTCATGTTCTGCCGTCTcactgcatgggggggggggggggggggggggggggagagaggggggagaggaggacaagGTTTTTATCTTCTTGAAAAAATGGAGATGGTGATTCCAAGGTTTTGGTTGGATGCCTGGTTCATGTCGTGAGACAAACGTTCAATCACATGGTCCTTTGTAAGGGAAATAATTCAGGAAAGCTCAATATGGGATTACGTCTAAGAAGGAATTATTTGCTCTGTTTGATTTCCAGGGAAACAGTGTTTTATCAATTGAACAATGTTTCAGGGTTCAGTTTCAGGGTTCTGATGTGCTCAAAGATTTCTAACTGGTGCTTTCCATTATTTCAAGGGTGGGGATGATACTCagcttgtttttattctgtgTTTGTAGAAAGGTTTAAATGTTATTATGAGAGATATAAGGCAtttaacacaaacatgcatcGTAAATCTATGCTCTTCTCTACCTATTAGCACAAACAATGCTTCTCCTTTGAAAACAGGCCTCGGAATCAGACCTGAGGCAGCAATAAAATTGAATCTGTAAACACTTGGTTAGAACTTGAGGTCAGCCAGAGGAGAGTTGAACCCCATTGGCAATAAAGCTTTATAAAATATTCCCCACCAAAACCTCACAAAGACAGGCAATACAAACagtcataaaacaagaaatcctTTACCCAGCGAGCGTTAGACCATGACCACAATTTACGGCTTTACAACAACTTCAAGTTGCACACGCTTGATCAAACAGTTGAAATGAGGACAGGAACACTTTGCGCGTAGGCCTACTGCTT harbors:
- the LOC130373206 gene encoding target of Nesh-SH3 isoform X7; translated protein: MMMMMMMGRSNSTLGSLFLLAVIVVGICSAGAPIRSRVRRQNMKVRINATGDTIIMKFLRPNADTKLEGYILGYGGSMFSKQFIQLPENGQPYETEMDAEPKYLIAVQPIPLNDVKKQCTGKVQVEKPLHLVIGSVTPTSVLLSWGTLLKTPYEGNIMNDCLEEGHYTVRYRERHRKWNYQTCPTSDTVIDNLKPNTAYEFGVQPNGPDRPGTWSKPVIHNTNIGDKPIQKPYKPRQVKPTQKPFAGGPRAFPFPPRPASGERHKGHAIPKPLLWPRDKLGSPPILHPSLPVSKRPNLVGKPSDHHDKPMDLKQGEKESILKHFPLVTAKPKQERKTTTTSSPASNVTRFDISENSTIFRSQPASDVDAMGKKRFVAPHVVYKTDKKPDEPCSITNSLTFFPDEEAGEQNATAAPRLPPTNLTVVTVEGCPSFVILDWEKSDNATREYKVISTTKGPHGEEVSILTTNQTHTAVENLKPESSYEFTVLPNNEHGSGPPSEPLRFETESADPRVSENVSGKDAIWTQFPFKADAYSECNGKQYVKRTWYRKFVGIQLCNSLRYKIYLSDSLNGKFYNIGDQTGHGEDHCQFVDSFLDGRTGSQLMADQLPSKSGFYRAMRQEPVHFGEIGGNSHSTYVGWYECGTPIPGKW
- the LOC130373206 gene encoding target of Nesh-SH3 isoform X11; translation: MMMMMMMGRSNSTLGSLFLLAVIVVGICSAGAPIRSRVRRQNMKVRINATGDTIIMKFLRPNADTKLEGYILGYGGSMFSKQFIQLPENGQPYETEMDAEPKYLIAVQPIPLNDVKKQCTGKVQVEKPLHLVIGSVTPTSVLLSWGTLLKTPYEGNIMNDCLEEGHYTVRYRERHRKWNYQTCPTSDTVIDNLKPNTAYEFGVQPNGPDRPGTWSKPVIHNTNIGDKPIQKPYKPRQVKPTKPFAGGPRAFPFPPRPGSPPILHPSLPVSKRPNLVGKPSDHHDKPMDLKQGEKESILKHFPLVTAKPKQERKTTTTSSPASNVTRFDISENSTIFRSQPASDVDAMGKKRFVAPHVVYKTDKKPDEPCSITNSLTFFPDEEAGEQNATAAPRLPPTNLTVVTVEGCPSFVILDWEKSDNATREYKVISTTKGPHGEEVSILTTNQTHTAVENLKPESSYEFTVLPNNEHGSGPPSEPLRFETESADPRVSENVSGKDAIWTQFPFKADAYSECNGKQYVKRTWYRKFVGIQLCNSLRYKIYLSDSLNGKFYNIGDQTGHGEDHCQFVDSFLDGRTGSQLMADQLPSKSGFYRAMRQEPVHFGEIGGNSHSTYVGWYECGTPIPGKW
- the LOC130373206 gene encoding target of Nesh-SH3 isoform X5; this translates as MMMMMMMGRSNSTLGSLFLLAVIVVGICSAGAPIRSRVRRQNMKVRINATGDTIIMKFLRPNADTKLEGYILGYGGSMFSKQFIQLPENGQPYETEMDAEPKYLIAVQPIPLNDVKKQCTGKVQVEKPLHLVIGSVTPTSVLLSWGTLLKTPYEGNIMNDCLEEGHYTVRYRERHRKWNYQTCPTSDTVIDNLKPNTAYEFGVQPNGPDRPGTWSKPVIHNTNIGDKPIQKPYKPRQVKPTQKPFAGGPRAFPFPPRPVLHNRTQGRLPVPRKLGPKATLAPTHATRQNSLSNPGTTNPLLKLLMASGERHKGHAIPKPLLWPRDKLGSPPILHPSLPVSKRPNLVGKPSDHHDKPMDLKQGEKESILKHFPLVTAKPKQERKTTTTSSPASNVTRFDISENSTIFRSQPASDVDAMGKKRFVAPHVVYKTDKKPDEPCSITNSLTFFPDEEAGEQNATAAPRLPPTNLTVVTVEGCPSFVILDWEKSDNATREYKVISTTKGPHGEEVSILTTNQTHTAVENLKPESSYEFTVLPNNEHGSGPPSEPLRFETESADPRVSENVSGKDAIWTQFPFKADAYSECNGKQYVKRTWYRKFVGIQLCNSLRYKIYLSDSLNGKFYNIGDQTGHGEDHCQFVDSFLDGRTGSQLMADQLPSKSGFYRAMRQEPVHFGEIGGNSHSTYVGWYECGTPIPGKW
- the LOC130373206 gene encoding target of Nesh-SH3 isoform X9, whose product is MMMMMMMGRSNSTLGSLFLLAVIVVGICSAGAPIRSRVRRQNMKVRINATGDTIIMKFLRPNADTKLEGYILGYGGSMFSKQFIQLPENGQPYETEMDAEPKYLIAVQPIPLNDVKKQCTGKVQVEKPLHLVIGSVTPTSVLLSWGTLLKTPYEGNIMNDCLEEGHYTVRYRERHRKWNYQTCPTSDTVIDNLKPNTAYEFGVQPNGPDRPGTWSKPVIHNTNIGDKPIQKPYKPRQVKPTKPFAGGPRAFPFPPRPASGERHKGHAIPKPLLWPRDKLGSPPILHPSLPVSKRPNLVGKPSDHHDKPMDLKQGEKESILKHFPLVTAKPKQERKTTTTSSPASNVTRFDISENSTIFRSQPASDVDAMGKKRFVAPHVVYKTDKKPDEPCSITNSLTFFPDEEAGEQNATAAPRLPPTNLTVVTVEGCPSFVILDWEKSDNATREYKVISTTKGPHGEEVSILTTNQTHTAVENLKPESSYEFTVLPNNEHGSGPPSEPLRFETESADPRVSENVSGKDAIWTQFPFKADAYSECNGKQYVKRTWYRKFVGIQLCNSLRYKIYLSDSLNGKFYNIGDQTGHGEDHCQFVDSFLDGRTGSQLMADQLPSKSGFYRAMRQEPVHFGEIGGNSHSTYVGWYECGTPIPGKW